The genomic region TGCAATGGCTGAAGATCCCCTTTAACCGGGCGAAACTGAGGTTAAGCTCGTCCAGGTGTACCCTCGAAAAGTTTCCGTCAAGCACGGCCCCCTGGAGATCGAGCTTGCTGGGGAAGCTTACTCCGGTGTAGATGCCGCTCCACTGTGAGAAGCGGAGGAAGGCCGGCAGATCCGGCAGGCGCTCGGAATAGTTTTGATTATTGAAGTACACCTCGCGATCACGCGGAAGACGCGCTTTGCCGGTATTCGTGGCACGGCAAAGTTGCTCCTCCTCGATGGTTGCCCCGCGGAGATCGGCGCCGCGCAGGTCCGCTTCGTCCAGCACTGCGCCACTGAGATCGGCCTGCCGCAGATCGGCGCCGGCGAGACTGGCGCCCGCCAGGTTTGCGCCGCGAAGGTCAGCTTCGCGCAGGTCGGTCTCGGCGAGGTTGGCCCTCTGGAGATCGGCGCGTTCCAGGCGGCTCCCGTGCAGGCCGGCGCCGGTGAAATCGGCTGCAACAAGACGCGCCTGCGTCAGGATGGCGCCATCGCAACGGGCCGAGCGGACAATGGCGTGATCCAGTATGGCCCCTTCAAGGTTGGCGCTCTGCAGGTCTGCGGCGCGCAGGTTAGCGCGGGTAAAGTTGCACTTCGGAAGCCGGGCTGCGCGGAGCGTGGCCCCGTTCAGATGCGCGCCGGTGAAGTCGCTGCTGTCAAGGCGGATCGCGGGCCCCAACAGCGCGGCTGCGCGCAGGTCCGCGCCGGCGGCGCGTAAACCAAAGGATTGCAACTGTGCTATGTGTATACCGCGCAGGTCGCGTTTTTCAATCGACGGGTCGTTGCCGGGACCAGCTTTCGGAATAAGATCTTTCAGAAAGCCTTCATCAACGCGGGGCGCGGTCATAGCGTCCCGATCTCGTGCGCCACCCCTCTCGTTGCCGGAAGCGTCTCGCCGGGGAAGCTCCGGCGTACAGCCCTCCGCGTCCCAGAGTTGAGCCAACTGTTCGGGTGCGACCAGCGCTTCGCTCCAATCAACTCCGTTGAATTCGGCGCCTTGAAACGACGCATCACGCAGATCGGCGTGGCGAAGAGATGTTTCCTTCAGGATTGCGCCCGTGAAGTTTGCCCCGCGCAGATTGGCCCCGGTGAGACGCACCCGCTCCAGCACCGCGTAGGAGAAATCAACCCTCTCCAGGCTTGCCCCGTTCAGGTGCACGTCTCTGAGCAGCGCTCTACGCAGGGAGCTTTCCCGGAGGGAGGCGTTGCGCGCCTTTACGCCTACCCAGGTGTTGTTGCTGAAATCACACGCCGGCATCTGGCAGCTCCCCATATCCACGTCGATCAATATCAACTCAGGGGCGCGCACGCCGGTCCAGCGCGCGTTGGTGAAGGTGGTCCGGCGAAAGACCCCATCAACCAGGTGGCAGGCGGTCAGATGCCAGTTCAGGTCGCATTCTGCCCGTGGCTGGCCGGCTTTTTCCGAAACAAAGGTAGCGGGGCGCCGGGCGTTCCTGTCGTCGTCCGATACCGGCCGCGCGCCGGGATGCACGGTCCAGAGTTGGGAGGGAACCAGGGCTGGAATGCTCAGGTAGGGTGGATCATCTGGCTCTAGCGGCCAGACCGTGGGTTCGCTGATGGTCCCCATACTGAGGTCCAGCGTCAGTTCGAAGCTATTGGTCGTGAGGCGCTGGATGAGCGCCGTGTAGGGCAGCGCGGCGAAGCGCCGGACGAGCGGCCAGTCTTCGTGCTCCACGGCCCAGCGCAGGGCCTGGCGCAGGTGCGGCATCTCGGCGGCCATTTCTGCCCGAAAGCCGCTGATGAACGCCTCGCTCCCTGGCGCCAGTTTATGCTCCGGGCGGCCCGCCACTGCCGGACGGGAGCGCAGATCGGCGGCCAGTTCTTCGGCGCGATCGAGCAGATAGCGCGCCATTAGCGTTTGCGCGGCCCGCAGGTGGTAGTCCCCCCTGCCCTTGAGGCGCCGGAGCGCCACCTCCCGCGCGAGCCCCCCTGCTCGATACCAGTCCGTCGGCCCGGGGCGGGCGCGCTCCTGGTCGGTCTCGGTACTGGCAGATCGGGCCGTGGGGTCCGGCCGGCGCTCAATGACGTTGGCGGCGACGAGGGCCGCCAGATCGTCGAGCATATCGCCGGGACGCCGCATCGCCACCGCGGCCAGAAGCTCAACGCTCCAGTCGCCCTCGCCGAGCACGCCGATGCAGTCAAAGAGGTGCTGTTGGGACGCGCTCAGTTCCTGCACCAGCCGTTCGAGGGTGTCGGCAAGATGATTGGCGTGCAGGGCGCGCTGCTCCTCGTGCTGGCGCAGCCGCTCCAGGTAACGCTGCGGCGAGGTCGCCCCGCTCTGGAGGAGACGGGCGCTGGTCACGATCAGTTGCAGATGCCCGTCGAGGGCCTCGACAATCTCCTTCAGGATGGGCTCGAAGCCATTGGCGCGCTCGTGGCCGAGGGCCTGCCGGTAGATCTCCAGCGCCTCGTGCAGCTCGACACGGCTGAGGAGGACAGGTTTAACGCTCCAGGGATCCGGCAGATGAAGTATGCCGCTCTGTCCGATGCTCAGGACGCGGCAGGCGCCCGCATCCTTTGGGGCAGCAGGCAGGATCTCAAGCAGGTCTTGCGGTCTGAAGAGATGATCGACGACAATGAGCCAGCGTCCATCGCTCTCTGTGAGCCGTCCCCAGAAGAACTCGCGCAAGGGAACATCTGGTCGCGCCTGGAGTTCGTTTCCCGCGCTGGTTCCATCGAGCAGGTAAAGGGTGCGTACCATTAAGTCTCGGGGGGTGGCTCTCGCCAGATCAAACCAGAGAATGCCGCGGTTGAATCTGTCGGGCGAAATCTTCTCGGCCAGCCGGGCGACCAGCATGCTCTTGCCTGTTCCTGGCAGCCCGTGAAGATGAATCACCTGCGACGGCTTACGCTCTACGACCAGCTTGTCGAGCTGATTAAGGGTAGCTTCATGGATTGGTTGTACAGCGGAGAGCGCGGGAATGCCGACGGTCGCGAACTTGCCCGGCGGGATGCGGGAGCCAGCGCCCTGTTGCTGATACTGTACAAATCTCTCGACAAACAGGAACACATTCTCACTGATTTTATGGATATCACGTCCGGCCACGTCTCCGATCGAAGTGTTGCCTTGCGTGTCCACGGCTCGTCGCCTCCCCTGTCCGACGTTGCGGATATCCGTAGCGGTCGCCTGTGGGAACCTCCATAACCAGCGCGGCAAAATCGTTGTACGAAGTATAGCAAATCATCACCCGGAAATGAATGGGTGCTGCTGGCGATTTTGCTGGCAAAGGTGCAGGTAAGAGGCCGGGGTCCGGCAGTGGAACTGATGATGAGGCGACGTGGCCTTCTCTCCTGAACTTCTGCTCATCCTCCGCCTGTCCGTCGTGTAATCGCCCGGTAACCCGCCGGTTCTACAATGCCGCATATGTGCATAGGTTTGCCACAGAGGGGATCTGTGGAGGCGGGGAGGCGGGGAGGTGTGGAGGTGTGGAGGTGTGGAGGTGTGGAGGTGTGGAGGTGTGGAGGTGTGGAGGTGTGGAGGTGTGGAGGTGTGGAGGTGTGGGGGTAAATGCAGATCGTTACACCTCTACACCTCTACATCTCCACACAGCGGCCCAACCCTCGCCCCGCCCACGACGCCATATCCGGGAAGCCAGAATCTAAAGTCCGAAGTCCAAAATCCAAAATCCAAAATCGTATAGGGGACACTCGCATGGCCCGGCTCGAAGATCTCACCCCCGGCGCCGCGGTGCGCGGCATTCTGCCCGATGGCCTGGTGACGGTGGTCGCCGCGCAGTGGTATGGCCGCGACGCGCTGGAACTGACCTTCAAGGACGCCGCCGGGCGTCCCGGCACGCGCCTGCTCTACCGCGACGATGAGCCGGCCCTGGCCATCGCCGAGGCCGGGCGCCCCTGGAGCTTCGATGGCGATGGGCGCCTCTTCCGTCTCGTCGCCGAGGCCCACCGCATCCGTCTGGCCCACCTCTTCGACCCGCTGCTGGCGGTGCATACCTCCATCGTCGAGCCGCTGCCCCACCAGATCACCGCGGTCTATGAGACCATGCTCCCGCGGCAGCCGCTGCGCTTCCTCCTCGCCGATGACCCTGGCGCCGGCAAGACGATTATGGCCGGCCTGCTGATCAAGGAGCTGATCGCCCGTGGCGACCTCCAGCGTTGCCTCATCGTCTGCCCCGGCAGCCTCGCCGAGCAGTGGCAGGATGAGTTGCACCAGCGTTTCCATTTGCCCTTTGAGATTTTAGATTTTCGATTGCGGATTTTCGATTTCAATCACCAATCCCAAATCCCAAATCCCAAATCCAAAATCTTCGCCATCGCGCGGCTCGACCAGTTGGCGCGCAATGAGCAGGCGCAGGAGTGGCTTGCCACGACCACCTGGGACCTGGTGGTCTGCGATGAGGCGCACAAGTTCTCAGCAACCTTCTTCGGCGGGGAGATCAAGTACACGAAACGCTACCGCCTCGGCCAGTTGCTCGGCGCCCGCGCCCGCCACTTCCTGC from Chloroflexaceae bacterium harbors:
- a CDS encoding pentapeptide repeat-containing protein, whose translation is MDTQGNTSIGDVAGRDIHKISENVFLFVERFVQYQQQGAGSRIPPGKFATVGIPALSAVQPIHEATLNQLDKLVVERKPSQVIHLHGLPGTGKSMLVARLAEKISPDRFNRGILWFDLARATPRDLMVRTLYLLDGTSAGNELQARPDVPLREFFWGRLTESDGRWLIVVDHLFRPQDLLEILPAAPKDAGACRVLSIGQSGILHLPDPWSVKPVLLSRVELHEALEIYRQALGHERANGFEPILKEIVEALDGHLQLIVTSARLLQSGATSPQRYLERLRQHEEQRALHANHLADTLERLVQELSASQQHLFDCIGVLGEGDWSVELLAAVAMRRPGDMLDDLAALVAANVIERRPDPTARSASTETDQERARPGPTDWYRAGGLAREVALRRLKGRGDYHLRAAQTLMARYLLDRAEELAADLRSRPAVAGRPEHKLAPGSEAFISGFRAEMAAEMPHLRQALRWAVEHEDWPLVRRFAALPYTALIQRLTTNSFELTLDLSMGTISEPTVWPLEPDDPPYLSIPALVPSQLWTVHPGARPVSDDDRNARRPATFVSEKAGQPRAECDLNWHLTACHLVDGVFRRTTFTNARWTGVRAPELILIDVDMGSCQMPACDFSNNTWVGVKARNASLRESSLRRALLRDVHLNGASLERVDFSYAVLERVRLTGANLRGANFTGAILKETSLRHADLRDASFQGAEFNGVDWSEALVAPEQLAQLWDAEGCTPELPRRDASGNERGGARDRDAMTAPRVDEGFLKDLIPKAGPGNDPSIEKRDLRGIHIAQLQSFGLRAAGADLRAAALLGPAIRLDSSDFTGAHLNGATLRAARLPKCNFTRANLRAADLQSANLEGAILDHAIVRSARCDGAILTQARLVAADFTGAGLHGSRLERADLQRANLAETDLREADLRGANLAGASLAGADLRQADLSGAVLDEADLRGADLRGATIEEEQLCRATNTGKARLPRDREVYFNNQNYSERLPDLPAFLRFSQWSGIYTGVSFPSKLDLQGAVLDGNFSRVHLDELNLSFARLKGIFSHCTMRNTCLRDARITGILSNVDLQGSDLTGAWLSDASLVVCDLRGAQVTEEQLRQAARLRGAYLPDGELYDGRYDLPGDMQDAISAGLDPEDKAAMREFCQSRERVKAKLFR